In the Pontibacillus sp. HMF3514 genome, AAATGGCGTTAAGTTTCTAGGTGGCGAGTTAACTGAAACAGATTCTATCGTAATGCGCGCTAAAACCAGAACGGTTCGCTTTATTAAAGCAAATCACCAGTTGGATCATAAGCCTAACTTCGTTTATTAAAAATTACACCCAAGGAGGTTGTAAAACATGTCCGAAGACCAATTTTTTCTATATGATGATCAAGAGGAAACAAACACACGTTTTGTTAGTTTTATGGGAGAAGCCCATCGGTACGATTTGGCCATTATGACAACAGACCGGTATTATGGCAAAAAAATTGTTCTCGATCTCCAAGGAAGTCATTATGCTATTATCGGCCAAGATGATGTAGAAGAGCCCGGCTATTTGGAACATGTATATAACCTCACTGAAGTAGAAGCCGAAGAACTACGGGAATTTTTAAGACAAGTTATATAGGAATCGTTCTATCAATAATAAGAAACCCTCTTTTGGTTTAAACTAAGCCAAAGGAGGGTTTTTTATGTCTGATGAAAAAGAAGAACGTTACTCGGACTTTGCGAATGTTGAAGCTATGCGAAATTACCTGACTCCTGAACAGCTACCTGAAGGACCTTATGGCGCACCACGCAATAAATATGAGCCTGTAGAAAATAAAAGTACACCTTGGAAACCTGGTCAACGCTATTACAGTGCCTTTAACTATGAAAACAAATCACTCCACAAGGATCTACAACGTCTTGACCCAGGTTCCCACCCAACCCACGACCATCCTGATGAAGAAGTTAAACCTTCTATCGAAAATCAAAGAACAGATGAGTCCTAAAAAAGAAAGTGTGGGATAAGGATGATCGGTTAAGTTCGTCACATCCTGTGACAACACCGATCTGACCTACATCCTGTAGGCCCAAGTTCGTCACGTCCTGTGACAACACCGATCTGACCTACATCCTGTAGGCCCAAAAAACCAGACAAGCTAAAAAGCTGTCTGGTTTTTATTCATCTACTTTTTTGATAACAAAGTGCGCACAACCAAAATTGCAATATTCTAACAAATAATCATTTAAGGTACTAATTTTGGTATCAAATGTTGCTTTTGGATTTTGGTCATCATAAAAGCCACGAAGTCGCAGTTGACCGTATCCCCAGTCACCGACAATAAAATCATATTTACTTAAAATATCACTGAAACGTTCTTCAAATGCTTCTTCTTGGAAGCCATCTTTTTCATTATGAATTAGATCATATTTTTTCCCTTGAATCTCAATCACGTCGATCACCTCTTATGCTTCTTCTAGTGTATCATATTTTGGATTTTTTTACTTTTATAATTTCATACTGGAGAACATTTTCTAGCATGAAGATTTTATTATGACTCAAGCTATAGATGAGGAGAGGAACATTATAATTGCATAGGAGGGTTTCCATTGAACTACAAAAGTTGGTTATCAACTACAGCTTTAGCAGCGACAATACTTGTATCAGGCTGTGCAGGCAATGATAACGGTAATGAAGGTGCCTTGGACATGGGTGACAATAATAACGGCTATAACAATGTAGGGTTTGATCAAGACCAATCATTGAATAGTAGTTATCAGTCTCAGAAAGACGATCGTAATGATGCTCGTACAGACCGATTCGGATATGTTCGATATACAAAGGATCAGGTAGGCAACAATGATGAGGAAATTCGCTACGGTATCATGGATCGTGAACAGGTTTCTGACTTAATTACACGATATATGCTTCAAGGCGAGGGCATTAAAGATGCAGCAACATTAGTGACCGATTCTGAAGTATTAGTTGCTTATACACCTGAAGGTAACATGGACCGTAACCGCGCAGCAGATATGGCTAAGAAGAATGCAATGTCTGTTGTACCTCGATATTATGAGGTTTATGTATCTGACCAACAGAACATGTATCGTGAGCTTGCAACATTAAGTAATATGAGAACAGGCGACCGCGAATACCGAGACTCAATTGAATCTGTCATAGACCAAATGAAAAAATCGCCTCAAGGTGAACAAATGTATAACGATGAAACGAAGTCTAAAAAAGACAAACGTGATGTAGAAAAAGAACAAGGTAGCATGATGGGCCAATAAAAGCTACCCCACATAGAGCTTCAAATCATATGGGATTTGAAGCTCTTCTTTATGTTGTCATATCCCCTTAAATTTTAAAGATTTACCAATCATGTTTTCAACTATGTTACCGCAAACTACCTTATATAAGAGCTTATATGTGGAGGTGAACAACTGTGATAAATCAATTCGGGGGCGTCATCGTCCTTATCATTTGCTTAATTGTTCCAACAATATCGCAAGCTGAGCCTGAACAAGATCCATATAAACAAAAAATGGACTTATTTAAAAGTATGGAAACATTAACGCAGATTCCTTGGTATTACTTAGCTGCGATTGATCAATATGAAAAGCATATCCATAAATCTCATGCCTCTGATGACCTGATTTCCATCAC is a window encoding:
- a CDS encoding DUF3055 domain-containing protein; this encodes MSEDQFFLYDDQEETNTRFVSFMGEAHRYDLAIMTTDRYYGKKIVLDLQGSHYAIIGQDDVEEPGYLEHVYNLTEVEAEELREFLRQVI
- a CDS encoding cytosolic protein, whose translation is MSDEKEERYSDFANVEAMRNYLTPEQLPEGPYGAPRNKYEPVENKSTPWKPGQRYYSAFNYENKSLHKDLQRLDPGSHPTHDHPDEEVKPSIENQRTDES
- a CDS encoding YutD family protein, with amino-acid sequence MIEIQGKKYDLIHNEKDGFQEEAFEERFSDILSKYDFIVGDWGYGQLRLRGFYDDQNPKATFDTKISTLNDYLLEYCNFGCAHFVIKKVDE
- a CDS encoding YhcN/YlaJ family sporulation lipoprotein produces the protein MNYKSWLSTTALAATILVSGCAGNDNGNEGALDMGDNNNGYNNVGFDQDQSLNSSYQSQKDDRNDARTDRFGYVRYTKDQVGNNDEEIRYGIMDREQVSDLITRYMLQGEGIKDAATLVTDSEVLVAYTPEGNMDRNRAADMAKKNAMSVVPRYYEVYVSDQQNMYRELATLSNMRTGDREYRDSIESVIDQMKKSPQGEQMYNDETKSKKDKRDVEKEQGSMMGQ